From one Neovison vison isolate M4711 chromosome 1, ASM_NN_V1, whole genome shotgun sequence genomic stretch:
- the PLAGL1 gene encoding zinc finger protein PLAGL1 isoform X1 translates to MATYPCQLCGKTFLTLEKFTIHNYSHSRERPYKCLQPDCGKAFISRYKLMRHMATHSPQKSHQCAHCEKTFNRKDHLKNHLQTHDPNKMAFGCEECGKKYNTMLGYKRHLALHAASSGDLTCGVCALELGSTEVLLDHLKAHAEEKPQSGTKEKKHQCDHCERCFYTRKDVRRHLVVHTGCKDFLCQFCAQRFGRKDHLTRHTKKTHSQELMKESLQSGDLLSTFHSISPQFQLKAAPLSPFPIGAPAQNGLASSLPAEVHSHPHNPADQTAQPVQPLPEPLVPLHPVTAPSSPPPPLQNHKYNTSSTSYSPLASLPLKTDTKGFCNINLLEDLPLQEPQSPHKLTPGFDLAKGSAGKVSLPKELTADAVNLTIPASLDISPLLGFWQLPPPATQNAFGNSSLTLGPGESLPHRLGCLGQQQQDPSLAMSTMSLGQLPLPPIPHVFPAGTGSAILPHFHHAFR, encoded by the exons ATGGCCACCTATCCCTGCCAATTATGTGGCAAGACGTTCCTCACCCTGGAGAAGTTCACTATCCACAATTATTCCCACTCCAGGGAGCGACCTTACAAGTGCTTGCAGCCAGACTGTGGCAAAGCCTTCATTTCCAGATATAAATTAATGAG GCACATGGCTACCCATTCGCCCCAGAAATCTCACCAGTGTGCTCACTGTGAGAAGACATTCAACCGGAAGGACCACCTGAAGAACCACctccaaactcatgaccccaacaAGATGGCCTTTGGGTGTGAGGAGTGTGGGAAGAAGTACAACACCATGCTGGGCTACAAGAGGCACCTGGCCCTCCATGCGGCCAGCAGCGGCGACCTCACCTGTGGGGTCTGTGCCCTGGAGCTAGGGAGCACAGAAGTGCTGCTGGACCACCTCAAAGCCCATGCTGAGGAAAAGCCCCAGAGCGGAACCAAGGAAAAGAAGCACCAGTGCGACCACTGTGAGAGATGCTTCTACACCCGGAAGGACGTGCGGCGCCACCTGGTGGTCCACACCGGCTGCAAGGACTTCCTGTGCCAGTTCTGTGCCCAGAGATTTGGGCGCAAAGACCACCTCACTCGACATACCAAGAAGACACACTCACAGGAGCTGATGAAAGAGAGTCTGCAGTCTGGAGACCTTCTGAGCACCTTCCACTCCATCTCTCCCCAGTTTCAATTGAAGGCTGCCCCGCTGTCTCCTTTCCCTATAGGAGCTCCTGCACAGAACGGGCTTGCAAGTAGCTTGCCAGCTGAGGTACACAGCCACCCCCACAACCCCGCGGATCAAACCGCCCAGCCTGTACAACCGCTGCCAGAGCCCCTGGTCCCCCTCCACCCCGTAACAGCTCCtagctctcctcccccacccctccagaatCACAAGTACAACACCAGTTCTACCTCATACTCCCCACTTGCAAGCCTGCCCCTCAAAACAGATACGAAAGGATTTTGCAATATCAATTTGCTTGAGGACTTGCCTCTGCAAGAGCCTCAGTCACCTCACAAGCTCACCCCAGGTTTTGATCTGGCTAAGGGAAGTGCTGGTAAAGTAAGCCTGCCCAAGGAGCTAACTGCGGATGCTGTGAACCTAACAATACCTGCCTCTTTGGACATTTCCCCCCTGTTGGGCTTCTGGCAGCTGCCCCCGCCTGCTACCCAAAATGCCTTTGGGAATAGCTCTCTCACCCTGGGGCCTGGGGAGTCTCTGCCCCACAGGTTAGGCTGTCTGGGGCAGCAGCAACAAGATCCCTCACTAGCCATGAGCACCATGAGCCTGGGGCAgctcccccttcctcccatcccccacgtTTTCCCAGCTGGCACTGGCTCCGCCATCCTGCCTCATTTCCATCATGCATTCAGATGA
- the PLAGL1 gene encoding zinc finger protein PLAGL1 isoform X3: protein MATHSPQKSHQCAHCEKTFNRKDHLKNHLQTHDPNKMAFGCEECGKKYNTMLGYKRHLALHAASSGDLTCGVCALELGSTEVLLDHLKAHAEEKPQSGTKEKKHQCDHCERCFYTRKDVRRHLVVHTGCKDFLCQFCAQRFGRKDHLTRHTKKTHSQELMKESLQSGDLLSTFHSISPQFQLKAAPLSPFPIGAPAQNGLASSLPAEVHSHPHNPADQTAQPVQPLPEPLVPLHPVTAPSSPPPPLQNHKYNTSSTSYSPLASLPLKTDTKGFCNINLLEDLPLQEPQSPHKLTPGFDLAKGSAGKVSLPKELTADAVNLTIPASLDISPLLGFWQLPPPATQNAFGNSSLTLGPGESLPHRLGCLGQQQQDPSLAMSTMSLGQLPLPPIPHVFPAGTGSAILPHFHHAFR, encoded by the coding sequence ATGGCTACCCATTCGCCCCAGAAATCTCACCAGTGTGCTCACTGTGAGAAGACATTCAACCGGAAGGACCACCTGAAGAACCACctccaaactcatgaccccaacaAGATGGCCTTTGGGTGTGAGGAGTGTGGGAAGAAGTACAACACCATGCTGGGCTACAAGAGGCACCTGGCCCTCCATGCGGCCAGCAGCGGCGACCTCACCTGTGGGGTCTGTGCCCTGGAGCTAGGGAGCACAGAAGTGCTGCTGGACCACCTCAAAGCCCATGCTGAGGAAAAGCCCCAGAGCGGAACCAAGGAAAAGAAGCACCAGTGCGACCACTGTGAGAGATGCTTCTACACCCGGAAGGACGTGCGGCGCCACCTGGTGGTCCACACCGGCTGCAAGGACTTCCTGTGCCAGTTCTGTGCCCAGAGATTTGGGCGCAAAGACCACCTCACTCGACATACCAAGAAGACACACTCACAGGAGCTGATGAAAGAGAGTCTGCAGTCTGGAGACCTTCTGAGCACCTTCCACTCCATCTCTCCCCAGTTTCAATTGAAGGCTGCCCCGCTGTCTCCTTTCCCTATAGGAGCTCCTGCACAGAACGGGCTTGCAAGTAGCTTGCCAGCTGAGGTACACAGCCACCCCCACAACCCCGCGGATCAAACCGCCCAGCCTGTACAACCGCTGCCAGAGCCCCTGGTCCCCCTCCACCCCGTAACAGCTCCtagctctcctcccccacccctccagaatCACAAGTACAACACCAGTTCTACCTCATACTCCCCACTTGCAAGCCTGCCCCTCAAAACAGATACGAAAGGATTTTGCAATATCAATTTGCTTGAGGACTTGCCTCTGCAAGAGCCTCAGTCACCTCACAAGCTCACCCCAGGTTTTGATCTGGCTAAGGGAAGTGCTGGTAAAGTAAGCCTGCCCAAGGAGCTAACTGCGGATGCTGTGAACCTAACAATACCTGCCTCTTTGGACATTTCCCCCCTGTTGGGCTTCTGGCAGCTGCCCCCGCCTGCTACCCAAAATGCCTTTGGGAATAGCTCTCTCACCCTGGGGCCTGGGGAGTCTCTGCCCCACAGGTTAGGCTGTCTGGGGCAGCAGCAACAAGATCCCTCACTAGCCATGAGCACCATGAGCCTGGGGCAgctcccccttcctcccatcccccacgtTTTCCCAGCTGGCACTGGCTCCGCCATCCTGCCTCATTTCCATCATGCATTCAGATGA
- the PLAGL1 gene encoding zinc finger protein PLAGL1 isoform X2, whose product MWESRKQSSWHMATHSPQKSHQCAHCEKTFNRKDHLKNHLQTHDPNKMAFGCEECGKKYNTMLGYKRHLALHAASSGDLTCGVCALELGSTEVLLDHLKAHAEEKPQSGTKEKKHQCDHCERCFYTRKDVRRHLVVHTGCKDFLCQFCAQRFGRKDHLTRHTKKTHSQELMKESLQSGDLLSTFHSISPQFQLKAAPLSPFPIGAPAQNGLASSLPAEVHSHPHNPADQTAQPVQPLPEPLVPLHPVTAPSSPPPPLQNHKYNTSSTSYSPLASLPLKTDTKGFCNINLLEDLPLQEPQSPHKLTPGFDLAKGSAGKVSLPKELTADAVNLTIPASLDISPLLGFWQLPPPATQNAFGNSSLTLGPGESLPHRLGCLGQQQQDPSLAMSTMSLGQLPLPPIPHVFPAGTGSAILPHFHHAFR is encoded by the exons ATGTGGGAAAGCAGGAAGCAAAGCTCATG GCACATGGCTACCCATTCGCCCCAGAAATCTCACCAGTGTGCTCACTGTGAGAAGACATTCAACCGGAAGGACCACCTGAAGAACCACctccaaactcatgaccccaacaAGATGGCCTTTGGGTGTGAGGAGTGTGGGAAGAAGTACAACACCATGCTGGGCTACAAGAGGCACCTGGCCCTCCATGCGGCCAGCAGCGGCGACCTCACCTGTGGGGTCTGTGCCCTGGAGCTAGGGAGCACAGAAGTGCTGCTGGACCACCTCAAAGCCCATGCTGAGGAAAAGCCCCAGAGCGGAACCAAGGAAAAGAAGCACCAGTGCGACCACTGTGAGAGATGCTTCTACACCCGGAAGGACGTGCGGCGCCACCTGGTGGTCCACACCGGCTGCAAGGACTTCCTGTGCCAGTTCTGTGCCCAGAGATTTGGGCGCAAAGACCACCTCACTCGACATACCAAGAAGACACACTCACAGGAGCTGATGAAAGAGAGTCTGCAGTCTGGAGACCTTCTGAGCACCTTCCACTCCATCTCTCCCCAGTTTCAATTGAAGGCTGCCCCGCTGTCTCCTTTCCCTATAGGAGCTCCTGCACAGAACGGGCTTGCAAGTAGCTTGCCAGCTGAGGTACACAGCCACCCCCACAACCCCGCGGATCAAACCGCCCAGCCTGTACAACCGCTGCCAGAGCCCCTGGTCCCCCTCCACCCCGTAACAGCTCCtagctctcctcccccacccctccagaatCACAAGTACAACACCAGTTCTACCTCATACTCCCCACTTGCAAGCCTGCCCCTCAAAACAGATACGAAAGGATTTTGCAATATCAATTTGCTTGAGGACTTGCCTCTGCAAGAGCCTCAGTCACCTCACAAGCTCACCCCAGGTTTTGATCTGGCTAAGGGAAGTGCTGGTAAAGTAAGCCTGCCCAAGGAGCTAACTGCGGATGCTGTGAACCTAACAATACCTGCCTCTTTGGACATTTCCCCCCTGTTGGGCTTCTGGCAGCTGCCCCCGCCTGCTACCCAAAATGCCTTTGGGAATAGCTCTCTCACCCTGGGGCCTGGGGAGTCTCTGCCCCACAGGTTAGGCTGTCTGGGGCAGCAGCAACAAGATCCCTCACTAGCCATGAGCACCATGAGCCTGGGGCAgctcccccttcctcccatcccccacgtTTTCCCAGCTGGCACTGGCTCCGCCATCCTGCCTCATTTCCATCATGCATTCAGATGA